The following are encoded together in the Deltaproteobacteria bacterium genome:
- a CDS encoding enoyl-CoA hydratase/isomerase family protein, with protein sequence MAYENIIYETEGNVAVIRFNRPKALNAVNLDVVKDMQKALDEVEADPSIRVLILTGEGGKAFVAGADISLMVNLSPLQLRDFSVALHDLGFRMEALPIPVIACVNGFALGGGTEIAMACDFIYASEDSKFGQPEINLGIIPGAGGTQRLPRLVGKGMAKELCMTGAIISAQEAKEIGLVNKVFPADKLWEETLKTAKIMASKGRFSLMAAKRCIDRGFNLELRAACGLETDQFALCMASPDGREGMSAFLEKRKPEFKGGLS encoded by the coding sequence ATGGCTTACGAAAATATCATTTATGAGACAGAAGGGAATGTGGCGGTCATCCGGTTCAACCGGCCTAAGGCCTTGAACGCCGTTAATCTGGACGTGGTCAAGGATATGCAGAAGGCCCTGGACGAGGTTGAAGCCGATCCGTCGATTCGGGTGTTGATACTGACAGGCGAGGGGGGCAAGGCATTTGTGGCGGGCGCCGATATCTCGCTCATGGTCAACCTGTCCCCGCTTCAGTTGAGGGACTTCTCCGTTGCACTTCATGACCTGGGATTCCGCATGGAAGCGCTTCCCATACCGGTCATCGCCTGCGTCAACGGGTTTGCCCTGGGCGGCGGGACCGAGATCGCCATGGCGTGCGATTTCATCTACGCCTCAGAGGATTCCAAGTTCGGACAGCCCGAGATCAACCTGGGGATCATTCCCGGTGCCGGCGGGACCCAGCGTCTTCCCAGACTGGTGGGAAAGGGGATGGCCAAGGAGCTCTGTATGACCGGGGCCATTATCAGCGCACAGGAAGCCAAGGAGATCGGCCTGGTCAACAAGGTCTTTCCCGCGGACAAGCTGTGGGAAGAAACCCTGAAGACCGCCAAGATCATGGCATCCAAGGGACGATTTTCACTGATGGCGGCCAAGCGCTGCATTGACCGGGGCTTCAATTTAGAGCTGCGTGCTGCGTGCGGTCTGGAGACGGACCAGTTTGCGTTGTGCATGGCGAGCCCTGACGGCAGGGAGGGGATGAGCGCATTCCTGGAGAAGAGAAAGCCCGAGTTCAAAGGAGGCTTGAGTTGA